In the Candidatus Auribacterota bacterium genome, CAGGCCGTTCGTGTTCTCGTTGGTCCCACGCTCCCACGAATGATACGGATGCGCAAAGTACACATCCATCGCGGTCGCTTCAGCCATTTGCTTGTGAAGCGCGAACTCCTTGCCGTTGTCAAACGTGATCGTCTGTTGCGCCTTCTTCGGAATCGAGTCAAACAGATCCGCAACCATTGCGCTGACTCCCTCTGCATCCTTGCTCTGCACGCGTCCAACCAGCGAAAACAGCGCCTTGCGCTCGTCCCGCTGTGGAGTAGATACTGAGACCCGTATAAATAATACAACATATCATGCGTTTAGAATTGCCCATAGGATAGGCTAAATTAAAACTTGAGCCATTTTATTTATTATACCGGTTCTCTTCAAAGCTGTGTGGGTTTGATTTTGTAAAGCAATCCAGGATACCTCCCGTCCGCCTGAGGCGGACAAAAATCAGACCTGCCCGCCTTCGGCAAAGAGGCAGGGATTAATAAGATTTACCCACACAAAACGGAAGAGCACCTTAATACTCAACGGCCGGAGGGTGTTGGAGTTGCCTGCAACGTCTACAACTTCTATCGAGCCACTGAGAAAGCTACCCGCGCGATATTGCTAAATAGGTCCCTCAGTGTGCCCTGGGGCGGGCTGTAGAGCGCGGCGGATAATGCGTAGCTGCCCGGC is a window encoding:
- a CDS encoding IS30 family transposase → MFSLVGRVQSKDAEGVSAMVADLFDSIPKKAQQTITFDNGKEFALHKQMAEATAMDVYFAHPYHSWERGTNENTNGLIRRLHPKRSSFATIGNPEPAGIDRYLNDRPRKCLGWHTPREVLHAFPGVAL